From Periophthalmus magnuspinnatus isolate fPerMag1 chromosome 1, fPerMag1.2.pri, whole genome shotgun sequence:
AAGGGTTTTAGGTAATAGAGTACTCCTGTCCTGCTTTATTTCTTTCTTAGTCATGgtccagtcctgatttagcccttagccctggtttagcctggtttggtacttgtttagtcccggtttatcctggtttagcctggtTTTTGAATGTATGACTTCCTTCTTTAGACTGGCAAAAAAGGACAAGTACAAATGCAGCAGGAGTCCCCAATAATAATCCTCAAGCCCTGATGAGTGAGATGTATAAACATTTTCTTATCCTTTATCTGGAATATCTCCCagttttttgtgaattttgaaactcatcttttttttcaaatagcTGAAGAGGTTCCAGTTGAAGAGGAGCCAGTGATGCTTCAACAGTCAGAAGAACGAGCAACTTAATAACAACTTTGGTAACTAAGGGCAGACTATCGCACACTCAAGGAAGAGAACAGACATCTGAAATAGCTGCTTGATAATACTGGAACTGTGCAGCTCTTACTGATCTGTGTAGATGTGATGTCTCCAACACAGAGTGTGGTGTAAATAACCTGAGCATAATATACTGTGAAAATATACATAGCAAAGCTATGCATTTTTCATACTTATTCATAAACTCAAACCACTCAGATTTTAACTTATTCTGgtccatctccctctccttctcttcctcttgcctTGTTCTTAACTTGTTTAAACGACTTTTGCTCAAAGACCCATTATCAGGAGAGTCAAATGTTTTGTCTGAATTCcacactttattttgtttttctgttttgtttgtctgttttttggtCCCCTCGTCTCATTGTCAAGGTAGAGGCAGAGTAAACTCCGGCACTTTTTCCCGAAAAGGCGACCTTTGATCTCATTTCTGGCACCAACTTGTTATGGAAATTTTTTATAGCACTGcgaaaagtgaaaataaaggcAAAACTCATTTTGTTTCAGAGGTTTTGAGTGTGTGCTTGgtgtatataatatatgtgCTAAATACAAAAGGTTAAACAATGGTTACATTGGATTTCCTTTACAGCCATACAACTTCCATCTGTCCCGGACAATGATCCAGAAGAGGTTCAATGGAGCCTTAGCAAACTTCACTCTTATATGGAGAAATATGATGAGAATTTTACTGCTGAATTAATTATCTTTGTCTTTGAAGAGAAAAAAGATTACAATATATTTCGGTATGAAGTTGTAGATGCGAAAAGTGTTTTCAAGGTTTGACAAACAGGTTTGAAATCTGCATCTAAAAGTGTTTTTCCTTTGTTTCAGCAGGTAtcttattattactactatttatgcttttatttaaatgcaactatgaaaacaaatgtgttgCTTTAAAAGTGCAGCGCACATTCAATAATAcagattttgtttaaaaatgtgttaatgtcTTGGGGTCATAAGTAAACACAATGTGCATGATGAGCTGGTTCATGATTGCAAGGTGCTAATGTCATATTCCTCAAATTCAAAGCGCCATGGGTATAACACATATTACATTGATAACAATGCAattgaatatataaaataaaacacttttactaTTGTTTCTTTAGGTTAGGTTTTATGAAAGCAGATATTGATGGGCTTAGCAGTATCCTGGGCTATACTGGGCTGACACACATGGAGTGTGCCtgataataaaaagaaacattaaaactatAATTAGAACTATTAGAACAGAGAATTAGAGCCCTTTGTTGTATGTAAGAGTGACTTTTACCTGCTTATGAAATGTGAGATAGAACCTAGATGTGGGCACACATGCTGATGTGCTCTTTTAGCTGCAGAGATGCATGTGACATGTGGAAGCCAGTGGTAACAAACAGCAATTTCATTAAGTCTACAGCTTACTGATGGGTGGTCCTACTGCTCCAGACCCCCTTGGAAGGTAGTACTTCCAGTGGTCCACTTGGGACCCTCCAGCATGGCAGTTCAGATCACGTTACGCTGTGGAAACACTCAGGGTCCGCATCATTCCGTCCCTATAGTAACAAGGCTAAAGGTGAGATCAGCGCCGTCTTGCAGAAAagtgaggagagaagaaaggagtgGCTGCTGGTTTCAGAGTCATAGAGGTTGAAAAAACCTGTTGAACACATTGGACTTGTAGTCAAAAATAAGTATCAAAGTAAAAATGCAatgctaataaaaataaaggaaaagcTAAAAGGTCAGAGCAGCTGTGGGCTGCTGACCCATGCACACATCTGTGATAATGCAGCCCCTCTACCAGGAGGAGCCTCATGTAACTTACCTCCATACACAGGTCTCTACAGTAAACAAACCGTGGCCACGCCAAAAGTTCGTCAAAGTCCCAAAATAACATCACAAATGTTGACATTATTTTACACTATGATACTTTGTATCAAGTGAACATTAAGTTTGAGATAACTATTGTAAGCAATGGTTTCTGCTCACAATACTGATCACAAACAGATACAGAGTGTGTTCTCAGTATGTGACCAACagcacatgaacacacacaggtcGAGTGAACAAGCACTGTCTTTGGAGAAATCTGAGATTGAACTGAGATTGGTATGCGTGTCAGTCTGAAtagagttctacacattatgaATCTGAGATTGAAAACGATCAGAAAATACAGAATGCCATgacgattatttgaatctgactaGTCGAAGCGTcccaacagcagaacaagatcaaacttttgttacattcatttgagagaaaaacacagacatcttccctgtccacaaatgcacaagtcatttaccttctgcacattcttcacaaacaaaatagtctgtattggTGCTAAAATGGCCTGATATTTCAGTGcacgtcgccatgtttgttttggttggttTGGGCTCCTGGCCTTTGGCGTCCACACAATcatcaatgctgctctgtgattggtcctccCACACCTATTATCCTCACAGTAGGTCCATGTCAAGATAGATTCTCGTGAGtgtgtgaactcacaaatatcgtgAGAATCCATCTTTCTGTGCAAGGTTAGAGTAGAACGGAAACAACATGAAGTTTGTTCATTTCAAATAAGGAATAATTTGTTGGTGCTAAAATGTCTTTGAAGTGCTTTGCCCTAAACTTTTTTCAAATGATCTTTATCACCTTTAATGACCTTTAATAGACAATGAACTAAAGCAATAAGTGATAGTGAAAAGTGTGTTTAAGTTGTTTATAAAGTAAAGTACGGTAATGGAAATTGATGAGGGACATGTCGGTGGGATGCAtcctggtggaggtctgtggggTAGGGTCGtcttggtggaggtctgcagccagactCTTGATTACTTCAGTATAATGCAACTTGACATTGACCTCTGACCAGAAGTTTAAGAACAGACTCAGTGAGCCCCCAGGTTAATCATTAAATTATATGGCAGGTAGCCTATGCCTACTCAAAGAGGGAAGCAAGCAATTATGGGAAAGgaatgttagcattagcaacagcattaaaaaataaataaataaaaaggcaatttaatttaaataacaaatatatgattattattattattattattattattattagtagtagtagtagtagtagtagtagtagtacattatAGAGCCATGATAATCGCCATGGAAGTTCAGTGCTGTTCAGGCACTTCCTGTCAGAGAACCAATGACAGCCTCAGAAAAGGGTCACGTGTTCACACAGCACTACCACGTGAACGTGCTGCTTTGAGCACAGGTTTGACGGCGCTGGTGAGTTTTCAAAGACAAGCTTTTTTAACTCTCTTAGATCAAAACATACACTTTGTTgccaatattttaaataaaataatgccaCTGTCAATACTGATAGTAGGTTGTGTGAGTTAGCATTTTAGCAGTACACAACCCCAGACCACTTATTTAACTTCAGTTTGGTTAAAGTTAAACATCTGTCAACAGCGATGATGATTAAACTCTGGATGTTCTTACCACGTGTTCACATTCATTAGTCACATATTTCCTTAATTTCCAGCATTTTTCTTGTGGTTAGTACATCTGCACCATGGCTCTATGTTGTGTAGTGTCTTTGTAAGGCCTATATTAATGTTGTTATAATTCTGCACTGTTTGGTAATGTTACAAATGATGTAagataatcctggtttaatgctCATGTGTTGTTATGATTCTACACTATTTGGAAATGTTACAGATGACAACAggctaatcctggtttaatgctCATGTGCTGCTCTTTTACAGGACAGAGGGACCATGGGCCGCCTGGATGGGAAAGTAATAGTGAtgtcagcagcagcacaggGGATTGGACGTGCCTCTGCAATagtaatcacatttatttatataattactAGCAACACACTTATTGTTGATATTATATATGGAGCCTAACATGGGCAGATTTTGTATTTGTCAGATACCACAGCTCATTTGAAACTATTGATTAAGATATTGATAAAGTGTTTGTAAAGAAGGAGTAAGGGATACCCCTGAAGCCCCTCCTGCTACACTACATGTGTTGCGTTTGCAGAATTCTTcgtttctctttctgttttaatgttgcttTATATAGATAATGCATTGCACTTCACAGGCTTTTGCTAAGGAAGGTGCCCAGGTCACAGCAACAGACATTAACGGAGAGAAACTGAAAGAGCTGGATGGAATACCAGGTACTGTATCACAGTAGGGTTATAGTGGTGTTATACTGCACTCTGGCTGCACAATCAAAGTATTGCATTTGTTTCACTATAGCCAAAGTGTGGTTTAATTATTCTTGCCATTCACCCTATATACTGTGTAATAAAACTACAATCTTCAAACATTAGTCAAAGttcaaatgaataataataataatttccatCCCCTTTACCCAAATcacaaaagagagagggagaaaataaaacctaaagcTCAAATGattaatttcaataaaaaattgtattaaaggGATAAGAACCAAGATTGTGGATGTTACAAAGAAAGACCAAGTTGAAGCCCTGGCAAAGGAACATGACCATGTAGATGTGTTATTCAATGTGGCtgggtatgtatatttttataattattatttattttatcaactGCTCATTATCGTATGTCTACAGAATTAGGTTGATTAAGTGCTTATTGATTTGATTAGAGTCAATAATcggttgtttgtgtttttatttgtgtttcctgTGATTACTATTCTCAGGTTTGTTCACCATGGCTCCATTTTGAATTGTGAAGAGGCTGACTGGGACTTTACAATGGATGTAAATGTGAAAAGCATGTATCTCATGTGTAGAGCTTTTCTGCCCAAGGTACTATTTAGTTTTCTCTTCTCCACACATAAAATAAGACATATTTTGTTGCTGGCGTGATCTGTGTTAAagttaagttttattttggaaTTTGGAATTTAGTTCAGAGCATTTTAAGTCCAGAGCTGCCACTCAGTTACAGCCACAAATGCAACAGAGTGCACAGTAAACAGAGCACATCGCTCTGGGGCTGCATTCAGGTGCACTATGGCATCACAGGCACAGAAAACTACTCTGCTGATATATATGAACGCAGTGCCACATATTACAGCATTAATCTTTCTGTAAATTGTAAAGGCTTGAATTTTAGAGAGGATAAGATTTCTAACAAGTTATAAATTGCCCACATGGAATATTGGCCATATCGACTAGATTTTGGCTGACAGCCGATATTTCTCCAAACCCTCATATAGACCAGGCCAGCCGATATATCGGTCGAGACCTATTTAACATAATGCTTGAAATAGGATGAAGTGACATATGCTTTTAATTAGCTGCCGTCCTTTGTCCTCCATGGATTACCTGTTTCAGTTAGACATTATGGGTGGTGACTGTCCACCAACTAATCCAGCCTCTGATCTAAGCCTCAAGCGAGCAAAACTGACGACACGGAGTGAGAAAATTACACCAGCTAGGCATGGCATTATGACCCCACTTAGCTTAAGTGCTGAGGTTTTGAGAGATATCTTCCTACCAAAAAGTAGGTTAAAAAAGTAGCCCGTATGCAATTAGCATTGATGTGTTGCCCTGACCCTCACTCTAAACACTATGATGAAGATATATCTAGTTTTATCGGCACTTGTCAGAGGACATAATGCTGTTGTGTGATCGGTGTTAAAGAGACCCAATTTATTTCTGTCTGAAATttattgtttctttcttttatagATGTTGGAAAAGAAATCAGGAAACATTATTAATATGGCATCAGTGGCATCAAGCATAAAAGGTCACTAGGTCACTATACttgtctatttttttatgttcaaGTTAAGCAGCATTAAGTTGTAGAAGTATGAGCATGCCCATTGTAATCCTCTTAACTTAGATAACTGCCCTGTGTCTATGAGTTACTGACATATGTTCTCTCTGCACAGGTGTTGTTAACCGATGTGTCTATTGCACCTCGAAGGCAGCCGTCATCGGCCTCACCAAGTCCATTGCTGCCGACTTTATTGAGCAAGGCATCCGCTGCAATTGTGTGTGTCCTGGTAGGTTTAACTCCCtccttaaaaaaacatggcaCATTTGTAGAAGAATGCAGATAGGATATATTAACAATGAAAATGACTTTTAATTTCAAATTACTCTCAAATGAAGAGTTACAAAGTGCTATAAATGAAATGCCAAAATAATTATTGTTTAGGTACTGTTGACACTCCTTCATTGAGGGGAAGGATCCAGGCTCAACCAGACCCTGAGCAGGTACTGGGTGTTTGATGACAGCTATTCTAAAAGCTACAAATACTGAAAAACGTATGACTTATTTGCAGGCGTACAAGGACTTTATGGCAAGACAGAAAACTGGAAGAATGTGCACAGCTGAGGAAGTTGCATACTTGTGTGTCTACCTGGCTTCTGATGAGGTGATATATATTCATGTGTTATAATCATAGTATAGGACTTGATCATAGTCCTATACTATCCAACACACAttggtggaaagagtactgcaGATTggtactcaattaaaagtacagttagATGGCTAAAATATACTTGATTACAACTACAAGTAGGCTtactaaaaaatgtacttttactaaagtacattttaaagcacaTGAAATCAGCTCAAATACAGTAACGtaagtatttgtaattatttattatttatttatttattattctgaaCAGAGTACTATACAAAAAGCCTTATGAATaccctgtacacacacacacacacacacccacacacacacacacttttattgtaatgcacacacatacagtagcCTTTTACATTAATAACCTGTCTTGTCTCTACAGTCTGCTTATGTGACAGGAACCGAACATATTATTGATGGTGGATGGAGACTTTAAGAAATCACTGGTTTGCCTTGACAGCTGTGGGTTCCTTTGTGTcctttgtcaaaaataaaatgcaaagcattgaaataaatcaaatgaaatacttttgttttgtatcgTTTCTTTAAAATCATCTCTGCTGGTGTTGTTTTCCTGAACAATAAGAAGCATTAGTTGGAGGTGTTGAAGTTTGGAcacagcccctctctctgcacacacttgtttccatggtgccATCACTAATCCTTCTTATTCCCATGGCCCAGCTGGTGAAGGTTATCTGCCACAGCTCAGCCCGGGATGTGCACGCCAGAGACATGTTCTGCAACTTTTGAGGTGA
This genomic window contains:
- the bdh2 gene encoding dehydrogenase/reductase SDR family member 6, with protein sequence MGRLDGKVIVMSAAAQGIGRASAIAFAKEGAQVTATDINGEKLKELDGIPGIRTKIVDVTKKDQVEALAKEHDHVDVLFNVAGFVHHGSILNCEEADWDFTMDVNVKSMYLMCRAFLPKMLEKKSGNIINMASVASSIKGVVNRCVYCTSKAAVIGLTKSIAADFIEQGIRCNCVCPGTVDTPSLRGRIQAQPDPEQAYKDFMARQKTGRMCTAEEVAYLCVYLASDESAYVTGTEHIIDGGWRL